One segment of Micromonospora parathelypteridis DNA contains the following:
- a CDS encoding carboxylate-amine ligase encodes MTGQVAEAPSEMAAETGLLTVGVEEEFLLVDPHTGAAVPAVDLVMEQVPAELRGQVEREFQTSQIEIGSPPGLELSSIRHSLGVLRRALADSAERAGVRLLAIGTGPVDGPVPPVVDKPRFDRMIERFRLLVPGPGNNGMHVHVGIPDPETGVQVLNHVRPWLPLLHAMTTNSPFARGEDTGYASWRSVEWERWPSVAPTPWLESHEHYQRLIRQLIASGVMLDEGMLYWYARLSAKYPTVELRIGDVCPSVDDAVLVAALVRALVATAMDDVEADRPALQTDHHLLVAAHWRAAHDGLEGEAVDVTNGELRPAWELLDQFVDRLRPALEQHGDWAEVTDLLGGLRRHGSGAARQRAVYARTGRLTDVVQDVARQTRD; translated from the coding sequence ATGACCGGCCAGGTGGCGGAGGCGCCCAGCGAGATGGCTGCGGAGACCGGTTTGCTCACCGTGGGTGTCGAGGAGGAGTTCCTGCTCGTCGACCCGCACACCGGAGCCGCGGTCCCGGCCGTCGACCTGGTGATGGAGCAGGTGCCGGCCGAGCTGCGCGGGCAGGTGGAGCGGGAGTTCCAAACCAGCCAGATCGAGATCGGCAGCCCACCCGGTCTGGAACTCTCGTCGATCCGGCACTCCCTCGGCGTGCTGCGTCGGGCGCTCGCCGACTCGGCCGAGCGGGCCGGCGTACGCCTGCTCGCCATCGGCACCGGCCCGGTGGACGGTCCGGTGCCGCCGGTGGTCGACAAGCCACGCTTCGACCGGATGATCGAGCGGTTCCGGCTGCTCGTCCCCGGACCCGGCAACAACGGCATGCACGTGCACGTGGGCATCCCCGACCCGGAGACCGGCGTGCAGGTGCTCAACCACGTACGGCCCTGGCTGCCGCTGCTGCACGCGATGACGACCAACTCCCCGTTCGCCCGAGGTGAGGACACCGGCTATGCCAGTTGGCGTTCCGTGGAGTGGGAGCGCTGGCCCTCGGTGGCGCCGACGCCGTGGCTGGAGTCGCACGAGCACTACCAGCGGCTGATCCGCCAGTTGATCGCCAGCGGGGTGATGCTCGACGAGGGGATGCTCTACTGGTACGCCCGCCTGTCGGCGAAGTACCCGACGGTGGAGCTGCGCATCGGTGACGTCTGCCCCTCGGTGGACGACGCGGTCCTGGTCGCCGCGCTGGTCCGGGCCCTGGTGGCCACCGCGATGGACGATGTCGAAGCCGACCGGCCGGCGTTGCAGACCGACCACCACCTGCTGGTCGCCGCGCACTGGAGGGCCGCCCACGACGGCCTGGAAGGCGAAGCCGTCGACGTCACCAACGGTGAGCTGCGCCCGGCCTGGGAGCTGCTGGACCAGTTCGTGGATCGGCTGCGACCGGCGCTGGAGCAGCACGGCGACTGGGCCGAGGTGACCGACCTGCTGGGCGGGTTGCGCCGGCACGGCAGCGGAGCGGCCCGGCAACGCGCGGTGTACGCCCGCACCGGGCGGCTCACCGACGTGGTGCAGGACGTCGCGCGGCAGACCCGTGACTGA
- a CDS encoding alpha-amylase family protein produces the protein MGDRWYSEAVVYCLDIDTYADSDGDGVGDIRGLIGRLDYLARLGVTCLWLHPIHPSPNRDDGYDATDFYNVDPRFGTLGDFAELLHQAENRGIRVIIDLVVNHTSDEHPWFQSARSSPDSPYRDWFVWSDTEPDDRHQGMVFPGEQDETWSYDRTAKAWFYHRFYKFQPDLNFANPQVRAEIKKIMSFWLQLGVSGFRMDAVPFIIELTEPGNPNSPKDFEFLTEMRQHVQWRRGDAVLLAEANVEPDQLPTFFGDASGSGNRIHMLFDFMLNGRLMLALARQDPESLIEALRDTPKLPVGGQWATFLRNHDEIDLSRLTTEQRNEVYAQFGPDETMRIYDRGIRRRFAPMLGNDRRRIELAYALQFSMRGTPVLRYGEEIGMGEDLSLPGREAIRTPMQWSYQPNAGFSTADPEKLVRPVIDKGEFGYQAVNVTAQRGDSKSLLAWFERMIRTLREAPEIGSGSTTHIDVAMPAGVLAHRADGPTGTMVFLHNLGTDDVEVDLSSLEPEADLPIDVLADRGYGELGKLGAVKVSGHGYRWIRLCRGGGF, from the coding sequence ATGGGTGACCGTTGGTATTCCGAAGCCGTCGTCTACTGCCTCGACATCGACACGTACGCCGACTCGGACGGCGACGGGGTCGGCGACATCCGTGGGTTGATCGGGAGGCTGGACTACCTGGCCCGGCTCGGGGTGACCTGCCTGTGGCTGCACCCGATCCACCCGTCCCCCAACCGCGACGACGGGTACGACGCCACCGACTTCTACAACGTGGACCCGCGCTTCGGCACCCTGGGCGACTTCGCCGAGCTCCTGCACCAGGCCGAGAACCGGGGCATCCGCGTGATCATCGACCTGGTGGTCAACCACACCTCCGACGAGCACCCGTGGTTCCAGTCCGCCCGATCCTCGCCGGACTCCCCGTACCGCGACTGGTTCGTCTGGTCCGACACCGAGCCGGACGACCGGCACCAGGGCATGGTCTTCCCCGGTGAGCAGGACGAGACCTGGAGCTACGACCGGACCGCCAAGGCGTGGTTCTACCACCGGTTCTACAAGTTCCAGCCGGATCTCAACTTCGCCAACCCGCAGGTCCGGGCGGAGATCAAGAAGATCATGTCGTTCTGGCTCCAGCTCGGCGTCTCCGGCTTCCGGATGGACGCGGTGCCGTTCATCATCGAGCTGACCGAGCCGGGCAACCCGAACTCCCCGAAGGACTTCGAGTTCCTCACCGAGATGCGCCAGCACGTGCAGTGGCGGCGCGGCGACGCCGTCCTGCTGGCCGAGGCGAACGTCGAGCCGGACCAGCTACCGACGTTCTTCGGCGACGCCAGCGGCTCCGGCAACCGGATCCACATGCTCTTCGACTTCATGCTCAACGGTCGGCTCATGCTCGCCCTGGCCCGGCAGGACCCGGAGTCGCTGATCGAGGCGTTGCGCGACACCCCGAAGCTGCCCGTCGGCGGGCAGTGGGCCACCTTCCTGCGAAACCACGACGAGATCGACCTGTCCCGGTTGACCACCGAACAGCGCAACGAGGTGTACGCGCAGTTCGGCCCGGACGAGACCATGCGCATCTACGACCGGGGCATCCGGCGCAGGTTCGCCCCGATGCTCGGCAACGACCGGCGGCGCATCGAGCTGGCGTACGCGCTGCAGTTCTCGATGCGCGGCACGCCGGTGCTGCGCTACGGCGAGGAGATCGGGATGGGCGAGGACCTGTCGCTGCCCGGCCGGGAGGCGATCCGTACCCCGATGCAGTGGTCGTACCAGCCGAATGCCGGCTTCTCCACGGCGGACCCGGAGAAGCTGGTCCGCCCGGTGATCGACAAGGGTGAGTTCGGCTACCAGGCCGTCAATGTCACCGCCCAGCGTGGTGACTCGAAGTCGTTGCTCGCCTGGTTCGAGCGCATGATCCGCACGCTGCGCGAGGCTCCGGAGATCGGCTCCGGCTCGACCACCCACATCGACGTGGCGATGCCGGCCGGGGTGCTCGCGCACCGGGCGGACGGGCCGACCGGCACCATGGTCTTCCTGCACAACCTGGGCACCGACGACGTCGAGGTGGATCTCAGCAGCCTCGAACCGGAGGCCGACCTGCCGATCGACGTGCTCGCCGACCGTGGCTACGGCGAGCTGGGCAAGCTCGGCGCGGTGAAGGTCTCCGGCCACGGCTACCGCTGGATCCGGCTCTGCCGGGGTGGCGGGTTCTGA
- a CDS encoding AGE family epimerase/isomerase — protein sequence MTDVPRSDAETTPAPAGSPDLPDLDEFLADQTHTLLDTARRSVRPEGGFWWLTDDRTPDRGEAVHTWITCRMTHVAALAHRNGDPDAAALVDHGIAALSTLLRDDRYGGWFSAVDQQGAPVNDRKAGYDHAFVLLAASSAARAGRPGADRLLADVQAVVRDRFWDAEVGAVRESWNRDWTVTEDYRGANSSMHMVEAFLAAGAATGDASWADRALQIATHLVHTEAARHDWRLPEHFTADWTPLLDYNRDQPADPFRPYGSTMGHWLEWARLLLELEAVLPQPPRWLLADARTLFAAAVRRGWAVDGADGFVYTIDWDDRPVVRSRMHWVLAEAIGAAVTLQRRTGDAVYADWYRVFWAYARRYLIDSTGWRHELDVRNLPSDTVWHGRPDVYHAYQAVLLSRSADGLGGAGPLAPGTVTA from the coding sequence ATGACCGACGTGCCCCGATCCGACGCTGAAACGACCCCTGCTCCGGCTGGGTCGCCCGACCTCCCCGATCTGGACGAGTTCCTCGCCGACCAGACCCACACACTGCTCGACACGGCCCGCCGCTCGGTCCGACCCGAGGGCGGCTTCTGGTGGCTGACCGACGACCGCACCCCGGACCGGGGCGAGGCGGTGCACACCTGGATCACCTGCCGGATGACCCACGTGGCCGCGCTCGCTCACCGCAACGGCGATCCGGACGCCGCCGCCCTGGTCGACCACGGGATCGCCGCGCTCAGCACACTGCTGCGCGACGACCGGTACGGCGGCTGGTTCAGCGCCGTGGACCAGCAGGGCGCGCCCGTCAACGACCGCAAGGCCGGCTACGACCACGCGTTCGTGCTGCTCGCCGCGTCCAGCGCCGCGCGCGCCGGACGGCCCGGCGCGGACCGGTTGCTCGCCGACGTGCAGGCCGTGGTGCGGGACCGGTTCTGGGACGCCGAAGTCGGCGCGGTCCGCGAATCGTGGAACCGGGACTGGACGGTCACCGAGGACTACCGCGGCGCGAACAGCAGCATGCACATGGTCGAGGCGTTCCTCGCCGCTGGCGCCGCCACCGGCGACGCGAGCTGGGCCGACCGGGCCCTGCAGATCGCCACCCACCTCGTGCACACCGAGGCCGCCCGGCACGACTGGCGGCTGCCCGAGCACTTCACCGCCGACTGGACACCACTGCTCGACTACAACCGGGACCAGCCCGCTGACCCGTTCCGGCCGTACGGCTCGACGATGGGCCACTGGTTGGAGTGGGCCCGGCTGCTGCTGGAGCTGGAGGCGGTCCTGCCGCAGCCACCACGCTGGCTGCTCGCCGACGCCCGTACCCTGTTCGCCGCCGCCGTGCGGCGCGGCTGGGCGGTCGACGGCGCCGACGGCTTCGTCTACACGATCGACTGGGACGACCGGCCGGTGGTGCGCTCCCGGATGCACTGGGTGCTCGCCGAGGCCATCGGAGCGGCGGTCACCCTGCAGCGCCGCACCGGCGACGCGGTCTACGCCGACTGGTACCGGGTCTTCTGGGCGTACGCCCGCCGCTACCTGATCGACTCCACCGGATGGCGGCACGAGCTGGACGTGCGGAACCTGCCCTCAGACACGGTGTGGCACGGCCGGCCGGACGTTTATCACGCGTACCAGGCGGTGCTGCTGTCCCGTTCGGCCGACGGGCTCGGTGGCGCCGGTCCGCTCGCGCCGGGCACGGTGACCGCGTGA
- a CDS encoding DedA family protein codes for MAYAQTGDPSEFTGLTGWVATVIEAMGPVGVALLVALESIVPPIPSEIVLALAGFLAHEGQFNVVVVVLAATAGSLVGALVLYWLGAALGEERLKRWLDRIPLVDSEDLEKADRWFERHGRWAVLIGRVVPVVRSLVSVPAGANRMPLGEFILLTTIGSGVWNGLIVGAGYALGNQWQDVPRYSDWFNYAIVAVFVVMLVSWVIRKVRRRRQRDDRRSVTAGR; via the coding sequence ATGGCGTACGCCCAGACTGGTGACCCGTCCGAGTTCACCGGGTTGACCGGTTGGGTGGCAACCGTGATCGAGGCGATGGGCCCGGTCGGCGTGGCGCTGCTGGTGGCGTTGGAGAGCATCGTCCCGCCGATCCCCAGCGAGATCGTGCTGGCGCTCGCCGGCTTCCTGGCTCACGAGGGCCAGTTCAACGTGGTGGTCGTGGTGCTGGCCGCGACGGCCGGCTCGCTGGTCGGCGCGTTGGTGCTCTACTGGCTCGGCGCGGCGCTCGGTGAGGAACGGCTCAAGCGGTGGCTGGACCGCATCCCGTTGGTGGACAGCGAAGACCTGGAGAAGGCCGACCGCTGGTTCGAGCGGCATGGCAGGTGGGCCGTGCTGATCGGCCGGGTGGTGCCGGTGGTCCGCAGTCTGGTCTCCGTGCCGGCCGGAGCCAACCGGATGCCGCTGGGCGAGTTCATCCTGCTCACCACCATCGGCAGCGGGGTGTGGAACGGTCTCATCGTCGGTGCCGGCTACGCGCTCGGCAACCAGTGGCAGGACGTGCCCCGCTACAGCGACTGGTTCAACTACGCGATCGTCGCGGTCTTCGTCGTCATGCTGGTCAGTTGGGTGATCCGTAAGGTCCGCCGACGCCGGCAGCGCGACGACCGGCGGTCGGTGACCGCCGGTCGTTGA
- a CDS encoding DUF1349 domain-containing protein: METDLVPPSEPLDWSAGSWLHPPVSVEKGPAGELVVEPAAESDFWRQTSYGFVHDNGPALLAPLPVDTAMEVSFRLDFSAQFDQAGALVRVDERTWTKAGVEMSDGESQLGAVVTREFSDWSVAPVPQWAGREVTVRVSRAGDALTVRARADDEPWRLVRLTPLDPAAVAMAGPFCCAPSRAGLTVVFTGWRQGPADLALHPEH, translated from the coding sequence ATGGAGACCGATCTCGTACCCCCGAGCGAACCGCTGGACTGGTCTGCGGGCAGTTGGCTGCACCCGCCGGTAAGCGTCGAGAAGGGCCCGGCCGGTGAGCTGGTCGTCGAACCGGCAGCGGAGAGCGACTTCTGGCGGCAGACCAGCTACGGCTTCGTCCACGACAACGGCCCTGCTCTGCTGGCGCCACTGCCGGTCGACACCGCCATGGAGGTGAGTTTCCGGCTCGACTTCTCGGCGCAGTTCGACCAGGCCGGCGCGCTCGTCCGCGTCGACGAACGGACCTGGACGAAGGCCGGCGTCGAGATGAGCGACGGCGAGTCGCAGCTCGGCGCGGTGGTGACCCGGGAGTTCTCCGACTGGTCGGTGGCACCGGTGCCGCAGTGGGCGGGTCGGGAGGTGACCGTCCGGGTCAGCCGGGCCGGCGACGCGCTGACCGTCCGCGCCCGGGCCGACGACGAGCCATGGCGACTGGTTCGGCTCACCCCGCTGGACCCGGCGGCCGTGGCGATGGCCGGCCCGTTCTGCTGCGCGCCGTCCCGTGCCGGTCTGACCGTGGTGTTCACCGGCTGGCGGCAGGGGCCGGCGGACCTCGCGCTGCACCCGGAGCACTGA
- a CDS encoding aminoglycoside phosphotransferase family protein, protein MELPEGLDWVRGSPAGRGWLATLPTWLAECTERWSLRLGPPFRYAYASLALPVDLPDGTAAVLKLQYPDEESQHEADALAHWDGVGAIRLLAHDPERRALLVERCRPGTPLHEIPLDRALDAVIDLLPRLWRPAGAPFTPLAEEAAGWIDRMPRNWERAGRPYERRLLDEALALLTGLASSQGEQVLVNQDLHAGNVLAADLEPWLAIDPKPLTGEREFSAVPMVRGRELGHSPAAVRHRLDRLSIELGLDRERVRGWTIGHTLAWSIADEVAFPHQIEVVRWLLDEG, encoded by the coding sequence ATGGAGCTGCCCGAGGGCCTCGACTGGGTACGCGGTTCACCGGCCGGCCGAGGCTGGCTGGCCACACTCCCGACGTGGCTGGCGGAGTGCACCGAGCGGTGGTCGCTGCGACTCGGGCCGCCCTTCCGGTACGCGTACGCCTCGCTGGCGCTCCCCGTGGACCTGCCCGACGGCACGGCGGCGGTGCTCAAGCTCCAATACCCGGACGAGGAGAGCCAGCACGAGGCCGACGCGTTGGCCCACTGGGACGGCGTCGGGGCGATTCGGCTGCTCGCACACGACCCGGAACGGCGTGCCCTGCTGGTGGAGCGCTGCCGACCCGGCACTCCGTTGCACGAGATTCCGCTGGACCGGGCGCTGGACGCGGTGATCGACCTGCTGCCCCGACTGTGGCGGCCGGCGGGCGCGCCGTTCACCCCGTTGGCCGAGGAGGCCGCCGGCTGGATCGACCGGATGCCCCGCAACTGGGAACGGGCCGGCCGGCCCTACGAGCGGCGGCTGCTCGACGAGGCGCTCGCCCTGCTCACCGGTCTGGCGTCGAGCCAGGGCGAGCAGGTGCTGGTCAACCAGGACCTGCACGCCGGCAACGTGCTCGCCGCCGACCTGGAACCGTGGCTGGCGATCGACCCGAAGCCGCTGACCGGCGAGCGGGAGTTCTCCGCCGTGCCGATGGTGCGCGGTCGGGAGCTCGGCCACTCGCCGGCCGCCGTCCGGCACCGGCTGGACCGGCTCAGCATCGAGCTGGGGCTGGACCGGGAGCGGGTCCGGGGCTGGACGATCGGGCACACGCTGGCCTGGAGCATCGCCGACGAGGTCGCCTTTCCGCACCAGATCGAGGTGGTCCGCTGGTTGCTCGACGAGGGCTGA
- a CDS encoding FAD-dependent oxidoreductase — protein sequence MAQRLIVIGGDAAGMSAASQARRRRDRNDLEIVVFERGHFTSYSACGIPYWISGLVSGPDELITRDPETFRTKYAMDVRMRHEVTAIDLDRREVVARDLERGGEVRERFDDLVYAAGAVPVKPPWADTDANGVFGMQTLDDGAALRDWLEAEPQPHRAVVVGGGYIGVEIAEALIQRGLSVTLVEAGSQPMATVDGDMAELVADAMRGLGIKIRTDLPVTGLEQRDGRVSAVVTAEGPIPTDVVVLGLGVRPNTALAEAAGFPLGPTGGIRVDRRMRVAELPGVWAAGDCVETLHRVSGMPVHVPLGTHANKQGRAAGINIGGGYATFTGVIGTAVTKVCDLEVGRTGLREREATRAGFDFISVVAESTNRAGYYPGARPMTVKLIAERPSGRLLGAQIVGLSEAAKRIDTLAVALWNGMTVDDMTSLDLGYAPPYAPVWDPVLVAARKAVDALAALDR from the coding sequence GTGGCGCAACGGCTGATCGTCATCGGCGGGGATGCCGCCGGCATGTCGGCGGCGTCCCAGGCTCGACGCCGCCGCGACCGTAACGACCTGGAGATCGTGGTCTTCGAGCGAGGCCACTTCACCTCCTACTCGGCGTGCGGCATCCCGTACTGGATCAGCGGGCTGGTGTCCGGCCCGGACGAACTGATCACCCGGGATCCGGAGACGTTCCGCACGAAGTACGCGATGGACGTACGGATGCGACACGAGGTCACGGCCATCGACCTGGACCGCCGCGAGGTGGTCGCCCGGGACCTGGAACGCGGCGGCGAGGTCCGCGAGCGTTTCGACGACCTGGTGTACGCCGCCGGCGCGGTGCCGGTGAAGCCGCCCTGGGCGGACACGGACGCGAACGGCGTCTTCGGCATGCAGACCCTCGACGACGGGGCGGCGTTGCGCGACTGGCTGGAGGCTGAGCCGCAGCCGCACCGGGCCGTGGTGGTCGGTGGCGGGTACATCGGCGTCGAGATCGCCGAGGCGCTGATCCAACGCGGTCTGTCCGTGACCCTGGTCGAGGCGGGTAGCCAGCCCATGGCGACGGTGGACGGCGACATGGCCGAGCTGGTCGCCGACGCGATGCGTGGCCTGGGCATCAAGATCCGTACCGACCTGCCGGTGACCGGTCTGGAGCAGCGGGACGGCCGGGTGTCCGCGGTGGTCACGGCCGAGGGGCCGATTCCGACCGACGTCGTGGTCCTGGGTCTGGGAGTACGCCCGAACACCGCGCTCGCCGAGGCTGCCGGGTTCCCGCTCGGGCCGACCGGCGGGATCCGGGTGGACCGGCGGATGCGGGTGGCCGAGCTGCCCGGCGTCTGGGCGGCCGGCGACTGCGTGGAGACGCTGCACCGGGTCAGCGGAATGCCGGTGCACGTGCCGCTGGGCACACACGCCAACAAGCAGGGCCGCGCGGCTGGGATCAACATCGGCGGCGGGTACGCGACCTTCACCGGCGTGATCGGCACGGCCGTGACCAAGGTCTGTGACCTGGAGGTGGGTCGGACGGGCCTGCGGGAGCGGGAAGCCACCCGGGCCGGGTTCGACTTCATCTCGGTGGTCGCCGAGTCGACCAACCGGGCCGGCTACTACCCGGGTGCGCGGCCGATGACCGTGAAGTTGATTGCCGAGCGGCCCAGCGGCCGGTTGCTCGGTGCGCAGATCGTCGGTTTGTCCGAGGCGGCCAAACGGATCGACACGCTGGCCGTGGCGCTCTGGAACGGCATGACGGTGGACGATATGACGTCACTCGACCTGGGCTACGCTCCGCCGTACGCGCCGGTGTGGGATCCGGTGCTCGTCGCCGCCCGAAAAGCGGTCGACGCGCTCGCCGCCCTCGACCGCTGA
- a CDS encoding LacI family DNA-binding transcriptional regulator — MTQTPTRPTVRRRPTMVDVARHAGVSLKTVSRVVNDEPVGQELVSRVLAAIAELGFRRNDIARNLRSRQLNATVGLLIEEIANPFYATIASVAAEIAAAHGTMLITASSEEDPERERAVLQDFTQRRVDGLLVVPAGLDHSFLRREVELGMPVVFLDRPPQGLLADAVLLDNRGGSHAGVSALLDEGHRRVGLLLGAPSVPTIRERLVGARAALAEAGVEPDESLVRDRLIAPEEAGRAVAALLDLPDPPTAFFCANNRLTVGALQELHRRGSDAALVGFDDFELAHLMPRPLTVVAYDTRELARVATERLFQRIAGDDDSPPSTIVLPTSLLRRGLTPPRKP, encoded by the coding sequence GTGACGCAGACCCCGACCCGGCCGACGGTGCGTCGGCGCCCGACGATGGTCGACGTGGCCCGGCACGCCGGGGTCAGCCTGAAGACGGTCTCCCGGGTGGTCAACGACGAGCCGGTGGGGCAGGAGTTGGTCAGCCGGGTGCTGGCCGCCATCGCCGAGTTGGGCTTCCGGCGCAACGACATCGCTCGTAATCTGCGGTCCCGGCAGCTCAACGCCACGGTCGGGCTGCTCATCGAGGAGATCGCCAACCCGTTCTACGCGACCATCGCGAGCGTCGCAGCCGAGATCGCGGCCGCCCACGGCACCATGCTGATCACCGCTTCGTCGGAGGAGGACCCGGAGCGGGAACGCGCCGTGCTCCAGGACTTCACCCAGCGCCGGGTCGACGGGTTGCTGGTGGTGCCAGCGGGCCTCGACCACTCGTTCCTGCGCCGCGAGGTCGAGCTGGGCATGCCCGTGGTGTTCCTGGACCGGCCGCCGCAGGGGCTGCTGGCCGACGCCGTGCTCCTGGACAACCGGGGCGGCAGCCACGCCGGGGTCAGCGCCCTGCTCGACGAGGGGCACCGACGGGTGGGTCTCCTGCTCGGCGCGCCGAGCGTGCCCACCATCCGTGAGCGGCTGGTCGGGGCGCGGGCGGCACTGGCCGAGGCCGGGGTCGAGCCGGACGAATCACTGGTGCGCGACCGGCTCATCGCTCCCGAGGAGGCCGGGCGGGCCGTCGCCGCGCTGCTCGACCTGCCGGACCCGCCCACCGCCTTCTTCTGCGCCAACAACCGGCTCACCGTCGGCGCGCTCCAGGAGTTGCACCGACGGGGCAGTGACGCCGCGCTTGTCGGTTTCGACGACTTCGAACTGGCCCACCTGATGCCCCGGCCGTTGACCGTCGTCGCCTACGACACCCGGGAGCTGGCAAGGGTCGCCACGGAGCGGCTGTTCCAGCGGATCGCCGGCGACGACGACTCCCCACCGTCAACCATCGTGCTCCCCACCAGCCTGCTGCGTCGCGGCCTAACCCCGCCCCGCAAGCCCTGA
- a CDS encoding carbohydrate kinase family protein has protein sequence MIVVAGEALIDLVVTAVGQRAVPGGSPANVAVTLARLDQPVRLLARLGTDEYGRQLAEYLSANRVDLEWAVRAEEPTSVAVATLNASGQASYEFRLAGAADWQWTPPELPELAGTAATALHTGSLALALAPGAQVLEDLLDRERRRDGLTLSIDLNLRPSIVTDRAAEQARVRRQVPLAHLVKASDEDLAWLYPDRSVAEVMAEWREVGVSCAVVTRGGDGAWLLAPDGSLHEEPAVRTTVVDTVGAGDSFTGGLLAALADLGALGDRPADRLAAVTEPQWRAVLRQAATVAALTCGRRGADPPNRAELNALLNAAS, from the coding sequence GTGATCGTCGTCGCGGGTGAAGCGCTGATCGACCTGGTGGTCACGGCCGTTGGGCAGCGGGCCGTGCCGGGTGGCTCCCCGGCGAACGTGGCGGTCACCCTGGCCCGACTCGACCAGCCGGTACGGCTGCTGGCCCGGCTCGGCACCGACGAGTACGGCCGGCAACTCGCCGAGTACCTGAGCGCCAACCGGGTGGACCTGGAGTGGGCGGTCCGCGCCGAGGAACCCACCTCGGTGGCGGTGGCCACGTTGAACGCCAGCGGGCAGGCCAGCTACGAGTTCCGGTTGGCCGGCGCGGCGGACTGGCAGTGGACGCCGCCCGAACTGCCCGAGCTGGCCGGGACCGCGGCGACCGCCCTGCACACCGGGTCGCTCGCGCTCGCGCTGGCACCCGGCGCACAGGTGCTGGAGGACCTGCTCGACCGCGAACGCCGCCGCGACGGCCTCACCCTCTCGATCGACCTCAACCTGCGTCCGAGCATCGTCACGGACCGGGCGGCCGAGCAGGCGAGAGTGCGCCGCCAGGTGCCCCTCGCGCACCTGGTCAAGGCCAGCGACGAGGATCTGGCGTGGCTCTACCCGGATCGGTCGGTGGCCGAGGTGATGGCCGAGTGGCGCGAGGTCGGGGTGTCCTGCGCGGTGGTGACCCGGGGCGGGGACGGCGCGTGGCTGCTCGCCCCGGACGGGTCGCTGCACGAGGAACCGGCGGTACGCACCACGGTGGTCGACACCGTTGGTGCCGGCGACTCGTTCACCGGCGGCCTGCTGGCCGCGCTGGCCGACCTCGGCGCGCTCGGCGACCGACCGGCCGACCGGCTCGCCGCGGTGACCGAGCCGCAGTGGCGTGCGGTGCTCCGACAGGCCGCGACAGTGGCGGCGCTGACCTGCGGCCGCCGAGGCGCCGACCCACCAAACCGCGCCGAGCTGAACGCCCTGCTAAACGCCGCAAGCTGA
- a CDS encoding DUF6412 domain-containing protein, whose translation MPVPLGFLQVAWIYAFAQLTLLADRPVDLLAGAALTALVLLAVVLAARVLSRSGAPGAGPRWAGLRARSRGRRMPRQIDPDAAGRPRPRAPGHPSAA comes from the coding sequence GTGCCGGTGCCGCTGGGATTCCTACAGGTCGCGTGGATCTACGCGTTCGCCCAGCTCACCCTGCTTGCGGACCGGCCGGTCGACCTGCTCGCGGGCGCCGCGCTGACCGCCCTGGTGCTGCTCGCCGTGGTGCTGGCGGCGCGGGTGCTCAGCCGCTCGGGTGCGCCCGGAGCCGGGCCGCGCTGGGCCGGGTTGCGGGCCCGATCCCGTGGTCGGCGAATGCCCCGGCAGATCGACCCGGACGCCGCCGGTCGACCTCGTCCCCGCGCCCCCGGGCACCCCTCGGCCGCGTAG
- a CDS encoding YidC/Oxa1 family membrane protein insertase, which yields MLAFAPLHGAVGAAGTALSWLTDLLEPFAGGMATAAAIVLFTVAVRLLISPLTVAQVRGERRRAALAPQVRDLQQRYADDPATLQREVFALYRTAGANPIAGCLPLLIQAPFLLVLYRLFTTSEGGTGLLDEWLAGVPLGHHLSDGVAGAAGPLFAVLLAVLLAVAWWSSRRARRASAAVGTVAGTPTEGPGAAVLGRLLPLLPFTTVLVALVLPLAAVIYLVTTSTWSAIEQAVLRRPQAVALA from the coding sequence ATGCTTGCCTTCGCACCACTGCACGGCGCCGTCGGCGCTGCCGGCACCGCACTGTCCTGGCTCACCGACCTGCTCGAACCATTCGCCGGCGGCATGGCGACCGCCGCCGCCATCGTGCTCTTCACCGTCGCCGTCCGACTGCTGATCTCGCCGCTCACCGTCGCGCAGGTCCGCGGCGAGCGACGCCGCGCGGCGCTCGCCCCGCAGGTGCGTGACCTCCAGCAGCGGTACGCCGACGACCCGGCGACGCTTCAGCGCGAGGTGTTCGCGTTGTACCGGACCGCTGGCGCCAACCCGATCGCCGGCTGCCTGCCGTTGCTGATCCAAGCGCCGTTCCTGCTGGTCCTCTACCGGCTGTTCACCACGAGTGAGGGCGGCACCGGGCTGCTGGACGAGTGGCTTGCCGGGGTCCCGCTGGGCCACCATCTCAGCGACGGGGTGGCGGGGGCGGCCGGCCCGCTCTTCGCCGTGCTGCTGGCCGTTCTGCTGGCGGTGGCCTGGTGGTCGTCGCGGCGGGCCCGCCGGGCTTCGGCGGCCGTCGGCACGGTGGCCGGTACGCCCACCGAGGGACCGGGCGCGGCCGTGCTCGGCCGGCTGCTACCCCTGCTGCCGTTCACGACGGTGCTGGTGGCGCTGGTGCTGCCGCTCGCCGCGGTGATCTACCTGGTGACCACGAGCACGTGGTCGGCGATCGAGCAGGCGGTCCTCCGGCGACCGCAGGCGGTCGCGCTGGCCTGA